A region of the Zonotrichia leucophrys gambelii isolate GWCS_2022_RI chromosome 14, RI_Zleu_2.0, whole genome shotgun sequence genome:
GCAGCCTGCTATACAcctgcaaaggcaaaaaaagagaaaaacactgcTTTACCACTTTTTATACACACAGGAaggtaaaatgtattttgttcaAAAGCAATCAGTAAAACTGATAAGCCATAAGCTTTGGGAAGAACACACATGGCTATGGAGTCCATTACTGAAATGTTCCAGAACTGCCTTAAGGTCCGGTAGGAAACAGATGCAGATGTAGGCTAATTGAAGGCTCAGGTcccacacagagaaagaaaagctgagagCTCTGTTTAGCTCTATGTTAGAGCTAAAAAAAGTCAAGGTAAAAGTACAAATTGGAGTTGACTTACCCCAGCAGGCAGAGGCCACCACATGACAGCCAGGTCAAAGCTCCAGAGCCATACGAGAGACGTGTTACTATCATCTGGTTACAGGAAGGGCAGACCATCTGAACTGGGCGGTCATAGAACATTACTGGCTGCTGCACGTACACCGTCTGAACAGTAACTGAGCAGAGAAATGGCTGGTTACTCCatgaggaacaggaaaaaagagtaGCAATCAACTTCCTCTAAACCAGGTACAACTGAAATATTCAGGGCTCAGAACAATGAAATACACAATGACAGAAATAACCATGGCATTTCCTAATGCAGAAATACACTGTCTTAAAATAAAGCTGCACTAAAAATTGCAGAAAGCCAAATGATGTTACTGATATCACTGCACACTGAGGGATCCACAAGAAAAGATTAATCTTACTCTCTTCAAAAGTATTTTTGGCAGGTGTTGAACACCTGCAAACCACAATTTTTCATCTTCTAACAACACCTATTATACAACCACTTTGACACCACCTTGACATGAGGTACAGAAGAGTTCTGGAGGCTTACTGGGGTTACTTGCTGGTGGAGGCTGTCCCCTGTGTGGGGGAAGGTTCGTTCCCTTCCCATCTGGCCTCTGTCCAGGGCCAGGGATGGGATAGGGGCGAGGATAGTTCACATTGATTCCTACAGCTTCCTCATAAGAAGGTGGTGCAGATGGCACAGGTTTGGCACTTGCAGCAGACATATCTAAAACATCAAAGAGAGAAAATCATAACAGAAGGTATTATTTATTAATGGCAATTGACAAATAATAAGGCTCAAATCAACAGCAAGAAGATAACTAAATTAAAAGGAACTTTTACCAGCATAAAATTAATTGGCTGGTATTTGTTTCTGATAGTATTAAATGTTAATCTTGATTTCACTGTTGTTGCCTAGTACCCAATTCCTTTTCACTGGGAATTTTTTACACTTTGACTCAACACCAATTCTTcctttataaattaaaaatactaaagCAGGGACGTGGGGCTTTATTAATATACTAAACAATCTAAGTCTCATAATTCTCCAAGAACACTATTTCTAATCTCTCTTGTTCtcctgaaaaacagaacagtATGATAGGCCACACGGTAGTTGCTAACCAATGTAAGCCTGGTTTGTGGTAAaacttcaatattttaaaaatactatttacCTCTGCTGTAATTTGAAAGAAGAAGTAATTgtattaaaggaaaaagaaacccaaacaattaAGCATGTCCAACTGAACTCAAAGCTTCTATAACTGTCAAATATATCTACTATATCTACCCTTGCCATTTTTGCTTCTTAGCAATGTTTTAATGAGTTTGTAGGGCAAACTTTCCTCCACCAATTGTTATTTTGTTGCAGAGGACAGGAATGCTGACTGCCGCCAAGAAACTACTGCGGGTTCAATGCAggcttcctctcctcctccccacctccCCACCTCCTGTAGCCTGCCCACCATGTGGAACAAGGTCTCATGGCATCAATGCTGACCAAGCACCTCCCTTTCCCCCTAAGGACCATCAGACAGCTCTCCAAGAGCCACACTCcattctgctgctgcacacatgATCCCTCTGTACATATGCATGTCTTTTCACTCAGTACTGTCTGGGAAAGCGAGCTGTATGTGGAATATTAACTCTGTGGTGCTATGAAAGTTATATAGGAGCTCCAATTACCCACAGCACTACTGTGAATAAATAAGGGAAATTGCACTGATGCAATCTGCAGGTTCAAAAGACAACATGACCAAGAAAAAGAATTCTGGGTGTGTCTGTTTAGGACTGGTGTCACTCCATGCACACAAAGCTTGGGTGAGACACAGCACACAAGTCCCCAACAATGACACAAGCCCTTCCACTCTCCCAGAGCATGGAAAAGTCCCTGGAATACTGGTGATTACCTTCCTCACACAATACAGCTTTCATCAGGATTTCAGTGAAGTCTATAAACACTTCCATAAAGAACTTGTCACAGGTTTGTTCACTCTTCCAGGTTACACAGGACTAATCAGCTGCACTGGAGGCATGGGGATACACCAGCAAACACcaatatttataaatttcaGGAGTCCCACAGTCTTCCCAGCAGATTTAGCAGAAATGTGGAAAGGTGTATTACAAAGGGAATTGTGTACTCAGTCAAGTGTGGGTATTACAGTAACCCTATGGCCAGGAGGTGTACAGAAGAACAGATATGCCTACAGGTGCTGGAGCAGTAATTGTGGTAAGCCTGGACAAACATTGCTCCTTCCCACTTTTCTCATACTCACACTGCAGCTTTGGCAGAATGAAGAGGAAACAGGACAGCAGTCCAAGATGTTGAAACTCTGTAAGTTTTTGTAGCAACAAGTATTTCACAGCTATACCCTTAAAAAACACATCTTCTGATTTCTTTAGAAAAGAGAAGTTTTCTCCTTGTGACTAACCTACAGAGCCAAATCACAATCTACTGGCCCCACTTGgtgtgctggtgctggctggggGTGTACAGGAagccaggaggggacactgccagaacagctgaccaaagggatattccacaccataGAGCATCACACTCAGCAATAAAAACAGGAAGGTTTTTGGGAGAGAAATACTACTCAGGGACTGGCTGGGCAATGGTTGGTTGCTGGTGAGCAATTGCTCTCATTTGCTTCACTTGCTGGATTGTATTTCCCTCTGTTAGCTTCCTCTTCATTACAGCTATTAAATTATTacttttcttattattttatttcagtgtaacagttcttatctcaacccatgagttttctcacaGCCATCCAGTTTCTTCAGGGGtgcagtgagtgagcagctgtgtggtgctCAGTTGCCAGGCGGGGTCTGGCACAGCTACTtcagctgctcagctctgctgcactgacAAACAAGTTGTAAGAAATTGAATGACACCTTTTCACAGATTTCAAAGTTATATAACTTCCAGCATGAACACTTCAAGTCTTgatatttacttattttaaattacattgcATGTTCATTTCTTACCACCAAATGGTTTTGAACAACCATTGCAGTTTAAAAGAGATCACGGCGCTTTTTCTGcactttcactttttttttctatttctgtaggCAAACATGAACAGGTTTCAGGTCCTCACAGCACTTTGTggaatccctttttttttttaaagtttcaaatCTGTAGCACAAATAACATGTAAAAAGTACTACAGTGAATGGTAAAAAACTAAAACCATGTATGAATTCCTTGAAGTTATCTATCTAAACAAAAATTTCTAATAAACATCAAGATGACATTGGGACTACAAAAAAGCCTCTTCAAATTACTGAATATTGTAGATGAAACCACAACTTCAgcttttcaatttcatttttctaatgTCCTTTCTGCTTTAAATGTCAACTCTGAAGAGATATTTGAACCATCACTTCATACAGTCAGTGCAAATATGCAAGTGTGTTTCACACTCCAGGTCTTGAAAATTAGGCTGGGGACAAGACAAAAAGAAGATAACAGCCCACCTCTCTCCTCAATATgtaaaaaaccaaccaaccaaaaacccctcTAGTAAAGAGCTGCTTACAATTACAGCTATCCTAACCTAGTCTGCCAAACAAATCTGTTGATGCCTTTCCCTTAATCTCTTGCTAAAATTTAGCACAATTTAATCCTTAAATTAAACAATTCCTATGCAGTCCTCTTCACTAGAAATCCCAAGCTGCCCTCTAACAACAGGGGTGGTTTTGAGGGCTCCCTGCACATCAACGTCTAAGACAGCAACTGGTCAGCAACACCGAGAATGAAATGCAGGTTGAAGCTTTTAACAAGCCAGCAGGATATCCAGGTTTATCAGAGCACTCGGAGTTATGCAGTGCAAAGCCCTAACACAGCACCTTCTTGGAccaccaactttgtgtgaacTCTGGGCAACTTCCAAGTTTATCAACCTGCTGAGAAATACTATCTCAAAGTTGTTTAAATTTCCCAGGCATTTGTGAGAGAATAAAATCCAGTaatcacaacaaaaaaaaattctgacatATTATTTCAGGAAGAACCAACGGCACTGTGGTCACATTGAATTCTATACTGGCGAAGTATAGTAGtaaaagtagaaataaaagtaaaagaagaagCACGGTGTGTTCCGCCGGCAGCAGCGATTTCAGAGGCCAGAGTATTACTTTTATCAAGTAGTCAAGTTTTGGAATAATCCTGTGAGTGGCTTCATCCTGTGAGTAACCCCCTccccggggcagggagggccgCTCcgagaggagctgctgccgcGCGGATCCCGAGAGCATTCCCTAAGGAAAGGGCCACCTTCCGCCTGCCACACTCGGGAAAGCGAAACTCCGGCCTCGCTCGGCCCCCGCCCACGGCCTCTCCCGGCggaaccgggaccgggaccgcgCCGCTCGGGACACCGCTGCCCCGCGAAGCCCCAGCCTGCCCTCGGTGCCCCGGGGGCTCTCGCGGGGCGGGACCAGTCTCAGAGCCGCGGCTTCTCCCCCTCCCCGCAGCCGGGCCGGAGCACCGGAGCACTGGGAGCGGCCCGGGGAGGGCAGCGTTCGGgcccgggagcggccccggcggAGCAGCAAAGCCCCCCCGGCGCCccgctctgccctgccctgccgccGCCCCGCCAGGCTCCGGGCAGCCCTTACCGTGCCCAGCCGTGCCCGCCAGCCCTCCTGGCCTCTCCGCTCGTCTCCGCTCGTCCGGGCGCGCCCACCGTCAGCAgggcttggcttggcttggcttgtcccgtcccgtcccgtcccgtccccaCCCGCgtttcctcctccccttccccctaGAGCAGGCGCCGCGGGGGTTGCTCGGGAGGGCGCTCCGCTGGCCCCGGCCGGGCCCTGCTCCGGAGCCGCTTCGGCCGCTTCCCCCCAGCCATCGGCTCCCGGAGCGGCGTGTCTGGCAGGACGGGAACGGGGAAAGCCTGTGGAGGTACAGGCACTCCTGGCGCGTTTCGCAGTCACGGCCATCGGGAACTCCGCGACTTTCGCCGAGAGCTCGCTCACATTAAACCAGTAATCTTCAACTGCCCCATCAGCAGAGCAGCCGAGCACCACGTTCAGTAACACTGCAAGGAAATCACTTCACTAATTCTGCAGTGCCCTTTACCTTACCAGATCAGATATTTCAGACAACATACAAGAACACATAAAATGGTCAACAAAACTTTCAAGTTCGAGATTCAGTGATTTTACGTAGTGCCTTTACAAGCAATTGAATTGGATTCAGTCTTTGGAAAACACAAGAGTATGTCAATCCTTCCTCTATCCAGCTCCAGGATAACACAAAAGTAAATTATGGCCAGATCCCTAAACGGGCTTCAAAAGGGACTGCTTCACATGCTGGTTTGTGTGAATCTACCTTGGACTGAAGAGACTTAATAACTAACCCCTGTGGGTTATCAGCAGGGACAGTTCATAAGGCCTTTTGGCTGAAAACATCTAAAATCCGTGAAAGTCCTAGTTCTGTATTTAAGTATCTTCTTGAACCTTGCCCTAAGGAACACACTTAAAACTTCATATCTATCCTGGAGCAAGGAGTCAGGTTTTATAGGATGAAGGAagtttacccaaagtgatgaTAAACCCAACAGGAAGCTCTGCAGTCACAGTAATCTATTGATTCACTTGCAAGTATGGGTGCTTGGGGATGTCATCAGAGGTTGAGAGTATTGAGGGCATGAATGCTCCGTCCCCCCGATTTAGGGAGAGGAGTGTGGTTTACCAGTACTGAGATTAGAACTAGACTTAGAGGTGAATAAATTTACTCCATTACCAAGAAATCACataatatattctttttctcaGGAGCAGAACCTGAGTAATTTGGGCTTTGTTGGCCTGGATTAACTAAAGTTGGAATAATTGTTCTCTTACTAACTAaatccccttccccaggtgGCTATGAGCAGCTTAGGAGCCACAAAAGAGAGAAGCAATGACTGAACACATCTCCCAGGGTGAAATAAGGCATGGCCTTCAACTGAAAGCCTTCTTACTCCAGCTGCCATGCTCTCTCATGTGTTGTGTTTTGCCCATGCTCCTCCTTGGGGACCCCAGTaacatttctcctttttgcCCTACTACTGTTTCCCCCAAATGTCCAAGTAGGCAGTTGGCATCCATTTACTGGTGAGTGTATTTCCTTTCACTATCCAGCCTCCTTCTCACCCTGCTCACCATCTGCTAATTCTGTCCTTTTGCTGGATGACACTGGGTGAAAGAAGCATCAGCTTTAGCCAGCCTGTGGCTGACCAGGCCACCACAGCACTTGGGAGTGTGTGGACAATTACACAGAAGTCACAATTAATGGAATGTTGTGTAGTGCTCAGTGGAACAAATCGGCCCAACACAGGCAATGGGCTCTGTGGCCACCTAAAGTAACAAATTATATCACTTTCCTGGGGAATATGTATATCCTTGCTAATGAACACTTGTACCACCTTGAGCCAAGCGTGCACCTTAGACAGAGTTATCCTGTCCATCAGGTACCAAAAGTAAAGCCCTGCCTCTTAATACTACATTGGTGTTAAGGAGTTTTATTCCTGATTCTCAGTGACAAGCTTGTGGAAAATTGGCAGGTTTGCTGTGGAGAATTGATGAGGCTGCTTGGGCAAGGATGAGCTGAGGCACTTGCTTACATTACACCTGACTTGAGGGAGGCTTAAGCCTTTCATGGTGTCTGGGCTAAAGTGTAgagctcccagcccagtgccTCAGTGAAGCAGAGAGTGTACTCACACATGGTGTGGAGACAGGGCCTCAGCCCCCTTATCCACACACAGCAGGCTGTATTAGCAGTAGAAATCCAGTCCTGTGAGGAGatgtgtggccagcaggtcaaggaaGGGGATTCTGTCTCTCTGCTCCACTCTCATGAAActccacctgcagggctgcatccaggtCTGTGGCCCCCAGCAGAACAAGGGCGTGGAGCTGCTGAAGCAAATCCAGAGGTGGCCATGAAGAtgtgccaagggctgcagcacctgtgctgtggagacaggctgggagagctggagatgtTCGGTCTGGAGAAAGCTTCAGACTGACTTTACTGCTCCTTTCAGTACTTGAAGGGGACCTATAAGAAAATTGGAGACAAACTTTAGCAGGGCCTGTTGCAACAGGAAAAGATATTACGATTTTAAATGGAAGGAGGTGTCAGTTTAGAAtagattagatattaaaaaaGGAGACTTTTATAATGTGGGTGGTAAACCATTGTCACAgtttgcccagagaggtggtggatgcccctggaaacattcaaggccaggttggacagggctctgagcaacgTGGTCTACTGAAAGATGTttctgctcattgcaggggccTTGGACTTTAAATGAtatttaaaggtcccttccaacccacactgttctatgattctgtgatggtGATGTGCAGTTGTAAAATGTTGATGGGAATGAAGGTGATCAAGCTAAGGTCGGATGACCTTTACTGCTGCCTCAGCTGAGTGGAGGAGGAAGCAATACTGAAGTGTCACATCTCTGTTCTGCTTTTGATTCAACCATTAATCCTCACTCAGCCTGACGAAAGGTAACTGAAATCCTCATTATCCCTCATTTAGCTATGAAACATCCACCAGCATGCAACTGAGAAAGTGCCTTCCTCCCCACTATCTAAGATGGAAGCAACAGGTAACCAATTATATTTGACTACAGTCTCACCTCTAtttatctgaaaatataaaattggtATTTGGAATCCTCCATGTAGAGGATGAGAATATGACCCCATTTCATAGACAAGTGAATGGTtttgctcctctctcctccccaaaGGAGAGATGCCTCTTTAGTAAGTTTCGTGTTTCTGTGTCAGACCATACATGGGTGAAACTAAGCTTAAATAACTGTGAAGTGtaatgaaaaactgaatttttaatttaccATTGGCTGGTGCTAATGCACTAACAGCATTTATCAACAGCAATTCCAAATCTGTATTCCTGTTGCTTCAATAAGTAGCACTATTTGTGAATCTGTGCTTGTGGATGTTCTTAATAAACACAACCAGACTAGAGTGCCAAATTGATAATAACCAGAAATTAAGGCCAGCTGCATTCAGCCCCTCTGATCTCCAGCACAAGTGGGGTTATTTTGTGCCAAATTTCTTAGTCTAATgggccagagctgcagcccagcaacCACCCTGGGTGAGGCCCAGGAAGCCCACAGAGCTCccccaaagctgctgcctgcGTGTTGGCACCCACAGAagttcccttcctgcagcacactGGGTGACTGGGGGCGCCACAGCCAGTGCCAGCTCAAGGCATGCATGAGGAAATGTGGCTAGAAACTGATACAGCTTTTTATCTCACCCCCACCCCTGCTTCCCCATGAGCTGTGTACCTGAAGATTGTAAATAtaactcattttttaaaaatcatacaTAAAAAGGGTGCTGTGGCAGTTTCAGAAGCCTGACACACAAATGCAGCAGGATGTAACCACGAGAGCTCAGTCCCGTGGCACGGTGTGATCAGCAGCcacacctgctctgctctgttcaCTGTTCAGCTTCTCTCTGCTGCACTGAGTCATCACCAGGGCTGCTAACAGCACCGTGGAAATGTACAAAGCATACAGTGGATGTTTTGTCATCACACTGATTGCACACACGCTATTGCAGAACACCAGCAGATGTCagtttaaccccaaaaataattGCATGCTGGATTTACTAGCCTTTGCTTTTACAGCAGTAGGCTTCTGTAAAAGAAGCTGATTGAAGTTTAAAAGTTGATGTACATTTAAAAGCCTGCTAGCCATATTTTACATACTATAATATGGTCTCAATAACATATAAAATAAGTAAACCTTCATCTCACCTTTAATTTCTCCTGCCTGGAAATCACAGGACTTGCACACATACAAATAAATCTTTTTTATGTATGTCATTTTGCATATACTGATTTGTTGAAGTTAGATAATTTCTATGACTTTTGATCATTTCAGCAATACTAGATACTTACGGAGTTGTACCAGAATGCAGTTTCAGAGCAATGATCAATGTACAAAGAGAGATTGAAAGAGAAGCAAGGTAGATATATTAAGTCAAATAATCTGAAagcatgtttgtttttttcttcactgctgCAATGGCTGATTCAAGTTGCTaagcaaacagaacaaaaactcCAACACAATTTCAACAGTTAGTACAATGACAGAAGTGTTGAAGTTCACAGGAGAAACCTCAAAGATGACAACAGGATCTCACACTTCAGTGTCATTTATCACATTAAACAGAAGCAGTATATCTAATCTAAAACTGCAGATGATTCCCCAGGACTGCAACTGATTGACAGAATTGTGAAATTAATCCAAAACTGAATATTAGTATTTTGCAGTCCTTCTAGTACTGCTTCCTTCTTAAATACCAACTGCTGTAGTGTTTTTTGGCCATCATAACAACTGATATCAGCTGCCAGAATGCAAAACACAgtacaacaaaatatttaagcatGTAAATCATATTATCTCCCCTAGAGAGTGGGACAGAAGTGTGGTGTCAAGAGGTAATgatagatttctttttctcagaacACTTGGCACTTCATGTAAAGTATTATGAGAATAACCACTCACTGCCAGTAATGGGTCTCCTAGTATGAAcaactaaaaagaaattattatgaTAGAAAAGCTTCACCTTTAAAAACAGCAGGTCTATCTTGATTAAGTTATCCATTATTTGATGGATTATCTATTAATGCCATGacaaaatagagaagaaaattatgatTCTCCAACCATTTACCCTTCAAATTCATCTTCCTACTCCCTTGACAGGGTACAGGAATgatgtgatttaaaaaataaagctgcctgattatttttcctgtagacAGAACTGAAACATGATTTCCACTGTTCTGATGTCATTGCTGAATGAAGTGgtgaaaaaatcctttcttcttacCTTTCCTCCAGAATAATGCCTGACCTGCTGTTTGGCCAAGCTGTGGTATAAGCTTGGCATAAATCAGCCTTGCCAGCTGTTGTATCTGACACTGAAATCACTGATCTAAATCTTACAGTGAAGCTTCCTGCTATTTTGCTTGAGGCAGCAGCCAGACATGTTTTCATGAAGTGCTTTGATCCAACTCTGTGGATCTAAAGTGAGTAAGGAGTGATACAGTATTCTCTTGTGCTTAATTCTGATAGAATATTCACACAGCTGTCATCTGGATTCCAGGATTATTGTGATCTAGTTGGGATATAGgcaagaaatacagaaatatctaTAAAGATTGAGACCATATTACTAAAATGTCATAGTTATCCAATAAGGCTTTCCTTCAGGCCTCAAATACCCCCTTCTCTTAAAGTCAGTTTCTAGCATCCCTCACACATTATGTGCAAAGCTAGATGCCTggaagcatttattttcttgtgcttCTCTCACTTTATGAGTTATCAATACTGATTTATGTATTGGGTTATAATTTCTAGGTTTTTTTACTTAGGCTCTATGATTTAAGGATAGGTTTGACATCATGTTTAGCATTTCAGTTGCCCACCTCTGCAGGACTGCCTTCATTGAAGCCACTTCAGTGAATCTCTCAAGTCTCAGCTTGGAAGGGCTCAGTTCCTGTTTCAGAAGCTCACACATTATATGTTGCATCTTGTCACTTGATTGTCTGTAGGAAGCAGCAAGCCAGGAAGCTTATCATCATCTGGGCACAAATGTCACAGCTACAGAGCTCAAACAGCAACAGCAGTGTGAGCACTGACAGCCATTTACCAAACATGACTAATCTTGGTGAAATGCAATCTCGGCAGCCATTGCTACACAGTAAGCAAACACTTCTCCAAATTTGCTGTGCAGCCTTGAGTGGCTTGTTACACTGGATGCCAAATGTTTGGGACACTCCTTGTTTGAAATGAAACCTTTGTCTTTTCAGACTGATCCTTTGTGATAAACAAAGCAATCAGTAAACAATTGAACATGCTTACAAAGACTTGGAATAAAGATAAGTGAACTAGAAAGCCTCAGGTAGGCTGGGGAGAGTTGGTTGATCTGCTGGGTGCAGAGATTCTGCAAGTCTTGATTGTATGCACAGCTCCTCTTGAATTTGCCCTGCTGCAAAATCATGTGGTCTGTGACACAATCACAACAGAATCTACAGTAACTAAAAATAAACTGCTTCTCTGCAAATTGATGGCTCAATTTAGTCCAGCTTATAAATAACTGTCCAGCACTGGTCAGCAAACACAGTTCCTTATGATTATCACATTGTCCACAGCCTCATTAATTGTCATTAGAGCCAGCTCTTTTAGAACCTTCACACACTTGCAACACGTGTGTTTAGTCCCAGGTGATTGTTTAGTAAGTCATCAGTTCTCTGAGCAGCTGTGTTACCCTCATTTGTATATCTGACCCAGCTGCTTTGCCACTTCCTTGGTAGCTTTCAGCAGCCCAGAGTTGCCTCCCAAATCCATTGTAAGGAGCTGCCACCTGTGTGGCACCAATTCTGTGACACCTGGGTGCTGGGAGGGCTCGGGAATCAGCCACCTTCCCAGTacctgtgcaggagcagctcacaaCTGAATTCAGAAATCGGCCCTGAAGCCAGGAATGGCTCTGACACCTGCGGGGCAGACACAGCTACCAGCACAATGAACCTCAATGTTTCTTTAATCAGATGGGAGTGACAATAGTGACAGTCCATCCACTAACTTGTATTAATTTAATCAAATTTGAATTGCAGTCtttttgattttaaacaaaaaattgaGTCCAAGTTAGATTTTAAGTCAGACCAACAGCTGAAGCTGTTTCTTGTTAGAACTGTACTTTCAATCTAACAGCAAAAACATCACATttgtaacaatttttttaaacttttgcgCACTTGTTTTTGAGAACATTTACTAcaaattttagaaaaacaagcagTGGGCTGTCTCCAAAGGACTTTTACAAAAGGGAAATTATCTCATTCAGCAAGCATAATATTCTGACAAATGCTGGGGATTAGAGCCTTCCCCATAAAATGAATCCTTATTGCatttggaaaggattttt
Encoded here:
- the LITAF gene encoding lipopolysaccharide-induced tumor necrosis factor-alpha factor; amino-acid sequence: MSAASAKPVPSAPPSYEEAVGINVNYPRPYPIPGPGQRPDGKGTNLPPHRGQPPPASNPITVQTVYVQQPVMFYDRPVQMVCPSCNQMIVTRLSYGSGALTWLSCGGLCLLGCIAGCCLIPFCIDALKDVDHTCPKCSALVGSYKRL